The DNA region AGGTCTTTCGTTTTGCGTGAAATGCAAAATGAAAGACCTGACCCCTTCTTATACTTCTGCTACGTCTGTCATTCAGTCGCTGCGTACCAGCAGCACCGGCAGGTCCGCCTGGCGCAGCACCCCTTCGGCCACACTGCCCAACAGCAGATGCATGATGCCGCTGCGGCCATGGGTCCCCATGATGATGACATCGGCCGCCGTGTCCCGGGCAGCATCAAGCAACACCTGGGCAATCGGCTTGCCCCGGTTGTGCACCAGCTGCAGTTCAGCGGTCACGCCGGCAGCCCTGGCTTTGGCCAGCCCGGTCTGCAGCAGATCCTGTGCGGCATCGACCAGCGGTTTATCCAGATCGCCATTGTCCAGCAACTCCGGCGCCCCGCGGCCGAAGGTCGGCGCATCGACACTATGCGCGATGATCAGCGTGGCCTTGAGCGACTTGCCCAACCGGATGGCCTCATCCAGCGCCAGGTCGGAAGGGGTACTGTTATCAATCGGAACAAACAAGCGCTGGTACAGCATGACAGGCTCCTTGCAATGCATCGTCGATACAGCCACTGTAGCGACCGGATGACCGGCAGGGATTGATCATGCGCAAGCCTGATGCCAAATGATTAGCCGGGCATGGGCGCGAGGGCGCTCAGGCCACGAATCGATCGCCCACCCTGGCCGTGCGCATGAAGGCCATCAGGCCGGCAACCGCCGGCTCGCCCTCGGCCGGCGACCAGGCCGCCATATCCGCCGGAGACGGCGGCACATAGGGGCCATGCTTGACTTCAAAGATCACACTGCCGGGAGCCAGCGACACGACAGAGTGCCAGACTCCGGCGTCCTGCTCGCACAAGGTCAGGCCATCTGCCCCCAGACGATGGCGTGCCAGCACGACACCCTGGTCATCAAATTGCAGCAGGTCAAAACAGCCGCTCAAGGGCATCAACAGTTCAAAACTGTGTGGATGACGATGCGGGCGCACATAGGTATCCGGCTCCATGGCAATGGCCAGACGCTGGATCGGATCACTCAGTTCGGGGTGAAAATTCTGATGGGCGCGTTGACGCGGCGCCACCGCCGCCTTGGCTGTCAGCGCAGCCAGATCGGCGTGATTCAGGCTCTTCATGCAGGACCTCGGTAAGGGGATTGGATGTTTGTACTTTCAAGTCAGCATGGTTATTATGTCAGACTTTGGCGATTCACCCGTCGCTTTGTCCACCCGAGCCCGCCGCGTCCACCGCCGACCCATGACCACATACACCTTTGATACCGCTGCGACACCGACCCGACATGCCTGGTTCGCCTGGCTGGTTTTTGCCGTCATCTGGTTCGGCTCGATCGGACACAACACCCTGATCAGCCCTGACGAGGGGCGTTACGCCACCCTGTCGCTGGGCATGCTGCAAAGTGGCGACTGGCTGTCGCCGCGCCTCAATGGCCTGCTCTATTTCGAGAAGCCGGCCCTGCCCTACTGGCTGGGAGCCATCAGCTTCAAGCTGTTCGGCATCACCGAGTTTGCCGCCCGCCTCTGGCCGGCGCTTGCCGGCTTCCTCTCCATCGGCATGGTGGGCCTGACGGCACGCCGGCTGTGGGGCAGCGATGCCGGCCATCTGGCGGCCATGATCATGGGCAGCAGCAGCTGGGTGATGCTCAACAGCCATTTTCTCAATCTGGACACTGGTCTGACCTGCTTCCTGACCATGACGCTGTGTGCCTTCCTGCTAGCTCAGCGCGAGGATGCAGGCCGCAGCGAGCGTCGCGGCTGGATGTGGCTGAGCTGGGCCGGCATGGCCGGTGCCATCCTGTGCAAGGGGCTGATCGGCATCGCCATCCCCGGCGCCGTACTGGTTTTCTACAGTCTGCTGTTCCGCCAGTTTGCCTTCTGGCGCCGCCTGCACCTGATCTCCGGGATCATCCTGCTGCTTGCGCTGACGGCACCGTGGCTGGTGCTGGTCTCGCTGAAAAACCCGGATTTCGCCCGGTTTTTCTTCATTCACGAGCATGTCGAGCGCTTCCTGACCACAGAGCATCGCCGCAGCGGCCCGATCTGGTACTTCGTGCCCTTCCTGCTGATCGGTTTCATGCCCTGGGTCACCCTGCTGCCGGCCGTTCTGCGTCAGGGAATGCAGCGGGCGGGCCGCGAGTCACTGCAGCGGGACCGTCTGCTGCTGGTCTGGGCCCTGTTCATTTTCGTGTTTTTCAGCCTGTCCGGTTCCAAGCTGCCCTCGTATATTCTGCCGATGTTCCCGGCGCTGGCGCTGCTGGCGGGACATTATCTGTCGCGTCAGCGGCCGTCCGTGCTGATGAAACACCTGCTGGTTCCCCTGCTGTTCTGGCTGGCCTTGCTGGTCACCAGCTTCTTCAGCCACCGCTGGGTAGAGGCGGATGTGCCGCTGAGCGCCTTGCAGCCGCTGGCACGCCATATTGCGCTCGGCGCCCTGGTGTTCGTGCTGGGCACGGCTTGCGCCTGGCGCTTTCTGGTTCTGGAGCGCAAGACGGCGGCGGTCATCGCCCTGTCGCTGGCCAGCCTGTCGGCGCTGACGCTGGCGATGATCGGCTACAACCCCTATGCGCAGCTGAAGAGCAGCAAGGAAATTGTCCAGCGGCTGCAACCGACGCCCGACACCGAGGTGTTCTCGGTGCGCAGCTATGACCAGACCCTGCCCTTCTACCTGCAGCGCCCGGTCACGCTGGTTGATTATGTCGACGAGTTCGAGCTCGGCGAGAAGATCGAGCCGGCGAAGTGGATTCCCACGCTGGATGGCTTCGTCCTGCGCTGGCACGGCAGTCATCGGGCACTGGCCATGATGTCCGCCGATACCTATCAATTGCTCAAGGCACAAGGTGTGCCGATGCGGGTCGTCTACAGTGACCCGCGCCGCCTGGTGGTGGCCAAGCCATGAAACTGATCGAGTTTGCCCTGATCCTGTTCGGCGTGCTGCTCAACGCAGCCGCCCAGTTGTGCCTGAAAGCCGGCGTACGCCAGATCGGGCATTTTGATTTCTCCCCCGCCAACATCCTGCCGATCGGCTGGAAGCTGGCCACCAATCTGCCGATTTTCGGCGGGCTGTCCTGCTATGTAGTCAGCGTGGTGGTGTGGATCCTGGCCCTGTCGCGCGTCGAAGTCAGCATGGCCTATCCGATGCTCTCGATCGGCTATGTGGTCAATGCCCTGCTTGCCTGGTGGCTGTTCGGTGAAATGATCACTGCCCAGCGCATGGCCGGTATCGCCGTGATCATCATTGGCGTAGTGCTGGTTGCTCGCAGCTGACGAGAGGATTGTCATGGATTTTCTGCCTTTTACCCGACCGGATATCGACGAAGCGACCATCGCCTCGGTCGCCGAGGTACTGCGCTCCGGCTGGCTCGCCACCGGGCCGCGCTGCCGCGAGTTCGAGGCACGCCTGTCGGAATGGACTGGCGGACGCCCGGTACGGGTCGTCACCTCGGCCACGGCCGCCCTGCAAATGGCGCTGCAGATTGCGGGCGTCGGCCCCGGCGATGAAGTGATCACCACGCCGCTGTCCTGGATTGCCACGGCCAATGTCATTCTGGCGCTGGGTGCCACGCCGGTGTTTGTCGATGTGGATCCGCGCACGCGCAATATCGACCTGTCCCTGATCGAGCAGGCCATTACCCCGCGTACCCGGGCGCTGATTCCGGTCGATCTGGGTGGTCTGGCCGTGGATCGTGACCGCTTGTACCAGCTTGCCCGTCAGCATGGTCTGCGCGTGGTCGAAGATGCCGCCCAGTCGATGGGAGCCAGCTGGAACGGACGCCGCATCGGCCAGGATGGCGATCTGGTGTCGTTCAGTTTCCACCCGAACAAGAACATGACCAGTGGCGAAGGCGGTTGCCTGGTCATGAATAACGAAGAAGAAGCCCGGCTGTTCGAGAAGCTGCGCCTGCAGGGTGTCACCCGTCTGCCGGATGGCACCATGGACGTCGATGTCCTCGGGGGCAAGGCCAACCTGACCGACATTGCCGCCGCCATCGGCCTGGGCCAGCTGGCACGGCTGGACAGCTTCAATGCCCGTCGCGCCGAACTGGCCCGTCGCTACTTCGATCGCCTGGATCCGGCGCTGGGCCTGGAACTGCCGCCGGCCGACTTTGCCAACAGCAACTGGCACATGTTTCAGCCGCTGCTGCCGCTGGCGCGCATGCGCCTGTCGCGCGGGGAATTCATCGATGCCATGAAACAAGAAGGCATCGGCATCGGCGTGCACTATCCCGCCATGCATCTGTTCACCCTGTTCAAGTCGCGCGGCTTCAAGGCCGGCGATTTCCCGGTGGCAGAGGATATCGGCAATCGTACCATCACCCTGCCGCTGTTCCCTGCCATGCAGGACAGCGATGTTGATCGCGTCTGTGATGCGCTGTTGCGTGTCATGCAACCTGTACTAAATTGAACCAACATGACTGACACTATCCATCTGTCCGTGGTCATCCCGGTCTACAACGAAGAAGCCGTGCTGGAGGCCCTGTTCGCCCGGCTCTATCCGGCACTGGACGCCCTGGCCATCCGCTACGAAATCGTTTTCATCAACGATGGCAGCCGTGACCGATCGGCCGCCATGCTGGCCGACCAGTTCAATCTGCGCCCGGAGGTGACCCGTGTCGTGCTGTTCAATGGCAATTTCGGCCAGCACCGCGCGATCCTGGCCGGTTTCGAACACTGCCGTGGCGAACGGATCGTGACGCTGGATGCTGACCTGCAGAACCCGCCTGAAGATATCGGCGTACTGCTGGCCAAGATGGACGAGGGCTACGATTACGTCGGCTCAATCCGCCGCCAGCGCAACGACAGCATGTGGCGTCACCTGGCGTCGCGCGCCATGAACCGCCTGCGCGAACGCATCACCCGCATCAAGATGACCGATCAGGGCTGCATGATGCGAGCCTATAGCCGCCGCATCATCGATACCATCAATCAGTGCAACGAGCTGCATACCTTCATCCCGGCACTGGCCTACCAGTTTGCCCAGAAGCCGACCGAAGTCGTTGTCGGCCATGAGGAGCGCTTCGCCGGCGAGAGCAAATACTCGCTGTACTCGCTGATCCGGCTGAATTTCGACCTGATGACCGGATTCTCGCTGGTGCCGCTGCAACTGTTCTCTTTCCTCGGCATTTCAGTATCCATGCTGTCGGCCCTGCTGGTGCTCTACATGGGCGCCCGGCGCCTGATCATCGGGCCGGAAGAAGGCGGGCTGTTCACCCTGTTCGCGATTGCCTTCCTGCTGATCGGTATTGCCCTGTTCGGCATTGGTTTGCTGGGCGAGTACATCGGCCGCATCTATCAGGAAGTCCGCAAGCGTCCGCGCTATCTGATCAGCGCCGTGCTGGAGAAAAAAGAATGACGCGGGCCGTGGTGTTCGCCTATCACGACGTCGGCGTGCGTTGTCTCAAAACGCTGATCGGCGCCGGCGTCGAGGTGGCGCTGGTGGTGACGCACGAGGACAATCCCGCGGAGAACATCTGGTTTGACAGTGTGGCGGGCGTCGCCGCCGACTTCGACATCCCGGTCATCACGCCGGAAGATCCGAATGCCGAGACTGTCGTGGCCCAGATCCGGGCCCTGGCGCCGGACTTCCTGTTCTCGTTCTATTACCGCAAGATGCTCAAGGCACCGTTGCTGGCCTGCGCGGCACGCGGTGCCTATAACATGCACGGCTCGCTGCTGCCGAAGTATCGCGGTCGTGTGCCGATCAACTGGGCGGTGATCCACGGCGAAACCGAAACCGGTGCCACCCTGCACCAGATGAACGTCAAGCCGGACAATGGTCCGCTGGTGGATCAGTTTGCCGTGCCGATCCTGCCGGACGATACCGCTGCCGAAGTATTCGACAAGGTGGTGGTTGCCGCCGAAATCGTGCTGGCCCGCAGCCTGCCGCGGCTGATTGACGGCACGGCCACACTGACGCAGCAGGATCTGAGCCTGGGTGCCTACTTTGGCGGGCGCGGCCCGGAAGACGGTCGTCTGGATGGTCGACAATCGGCGCAGGCACTGCACAACTTCGTGCGCGCCCTGTCTCATCCCTACCCCGGTGCCTTTGCCGATACGCCGGCCGGCCGGCTGGTACTGTGGAAAACCCGCCGACTGGACGTCGCCGGGCGACAAGCCGATCGGGCCTGCCTGAGTATCGATGGTCCCCACCTGCGACTGGACTGCGCCGATGGCGGTGTTTTACGCATTCTTGACGCAGATCTGGACGGCAGCCCGCTGGATACTGCAAGATTCGCCGCGTGCTTCGGTGAGCGCGCGTCGCTCCCTATTTAATTCGAAACGGTAGCTGACAACATGAAAAAAGTCCTCATCCTCGGTGTCAACGGCTTTATCGGCCATCACCTGACCAAGCGCATCATCGAAACCACCGACTGGGAAGTGTATGGCATGGACATGCATGCCGACCGCGTCCTCGAGTGGAAGGATCATCCGCGCTTCCACTTCTTCGAAGGTGACATCACCATCAACCGCGAGTGGATCGAATACCACGTCAAGAAATGCGACGTGGTGCTGCCGCTGGTGGCCATCGCCACCCCGGCCACCTATGTTCAGGCGCCGCTGCGCGTGTTCGAACTGGACTTCGAGGCCAACCTGCCGATCATCAAGTGGTGCGCCAAGTACAAGAAGCGCGTGGTGTTCCCGTCGACCTCGGAAGTCTACGGCAAGAGCACCGATGCCGAGTTCGATCCGGAAAATTCCGATCTGGTCTACGGCCCGATCAACAAGCCGCGCTGGATCTATGCCTGCTCCAAGCAGCTGATGGACCGTGTCATCGCCGCCTACGGCCAGCAGGAGGGTCTGGATTACACCCTGTTCCGTCCGTTCAACTGGATCGGCGCCGGTCTGGACAGCATCCACACCCCGAAGGAAGGCTCCAGCCGCGTGATCACCCAGTTCCTCGGCCACATCGTGCGCGGCGAACCGATCAAGCTGGTGGACGGCGGGGCGCAGAAGCGTGCCTTCACCTATATCGACGACGGCATCAGCGCGCTGATGAAGATCATCGAGAACAAGGACGGCAAGGCTTCGGGCCAGATCTACAACATCGGCAACCCGAAGAACAACTTCTCGATCCGCGAACTGGCCCACATGATGCTGACGCTGGCCGCCGCCTATCCGGAATACCGCGAGCATGCCGCCAAGGTGCAGCTGCTGGAAACCACTTCCGGCGAGTACTACGGCAAGGGCTATCAGGACGTGCAGAACCGCGTGCCGAAGATCGCCAACACCATGGCCGATCTGGGCTGGGCACCGACGGTTACCATGGATGACGCGCTGAAGGGCATCTTCGACTTCTACCGCGATCAAGCCGCCTCCGCGCGCGACCTGGCCGACCAGTAATGACCAAGCTGGCACTCAAGGTGGATGTCGACACCTGGCGCGGCACCCGTGACGGTGTGCCACGCCTGGTGGAACTCTTTGCCCGCCACCAGGCGGGCGCCACCTTTTTGTTCAGCCTCGGCCCGGACCATACCGGCCGCGCCATCCGGCGAGTCTTCCGCCGCGGCTTCCTGCAGAAGGTGTCGCGCACCTCGGTGGTCGAGCACTATGGTATCCGCACCTTGCTGTATGGCACCCTGCTGCCCGGCCCGGACATCGGCCGCCGCGAAGCGGTGCTGATGCGGGGCGTGCGAGATGCCGGCTTTGAGGTCGGCATCCACACCTGGGACCATATCCGCTGGCAGGACTTTGTGGCCGGCAAGGACGCCGCCTGGACCGAGCGCGAGATGAACAAGGCCGCACAGCGCTTTGAACAGATCTTCGGTCAGCCTCCGCGCACCCATGGCGCGGCGGGCTGGCAAATGAACACGGCCGCCTACGCCCATGAAGCCACGCTGCAGCTCGACTACGCCTCCGACGGTCGCGGACGCTGTCCGTTCCAGCCGGTCGATGCCGAAGGCCGCGTGCTGGGTGTGCCGCAGCTGCCAACGACCCTGCCGACCCTGGATGAACTGATCGGCCTGGATGGCCTGACCGCCGACAACGTGCATCAGGTGATTCTGGACCAGACCAGCACACCTCCGCAGACAGGGCATGTCTACACCCTGCACGCCGAGCTGGAAGGCCTGCGACTGCTCGACACCCTGGACCGGCTGCTGAGTGGCTGGAAACAACAGGGCTATCAGCTGGTTTCCTGCGCCGAAATGTTTGCCGGACTGGATGTCGGCCAACTGCCCCGCTGTCAGGTCGAGATGGGCGAGATTCCCGGACGCAGCGGTACCCTGGCGCTGCAAGGCCCGGCGGTGGTGTCTTCATGATGCCCCTGCTCGGCGCCCGCGTTGACCGCTCGCTGCGCATTCTGGTCAACACCCGGCTGGATGGCTATCCGGCCTATTTCCATGTCGAACCGCAAGCGCTGTTTGCCTGGCTGCAGCAGCCGGACGGTACACCGGAGGCTGCCCTGGCCCTGCT from Paludibacterium sp. B53371 includes:
- a CDS encoding universal stress protein, with product MLYQRLFVPIDNSTPSDLALDEAIRLGKSLKATLIIAHSVDAPTFGRGAPELLDNGDLDKPLVDAAQDLLQTGLAKARAAGVTAELQLVHNRGKPIAQVLLDAARDTAADVIIMGTHGRSGIMHLLLGSVAEGVLRQADLPVLLVRSD
- a CDS encoding WbuC family cupin fold metalloprotein, with the translated sequence MKSLNHADLAALTAKAAVAPRQRAHQNFHPELSDPIQRLAIAMEPDTYVRPHRHPHSFELLMPLSGCFDLLQFDDQGVVLARHRLGADGLTLCEQDAGVWHSVVSLAPGSVIFEVKHGPYVPPSPADMAAWSPAEGEPAVAGLMAFMRTARVGDRFVA
- a CDS encoding glycosyltransferase family 39 protein, producing the protein MTTYTFDTAATPTRHAWFAWLVFAVIWFGSIGHNTLISPDEGRYATLSLGMLQSGDWLSPRLNGLLYFEKPALPYWLGAISFKLFGITEFAARLWPALAGFLSIGMVGLTARRLWGSDAGHLAAMIMGSSSWVMLNSHFLNLDTGLTCFLTMTLCAFLLAQREDAGRSERRGWMWLSWAGMAGAILCKGLIGIAIPGAVLVFYSLLFRQFAFWRRLHLISGIILLLALTAPWLVLVSLKNPDFARFFFIHEHVERFLTTEHRRSGPIWYFVPFLLIGFMPWVTLLPAVLRQGMQRAGRESLQRDRLLLVWALFIFVFFSLSGSKLPSYILPMFPALALLAGHYLSRQRPSVLMKHLLVPLLFWLALLVTSFFSHRWVEADVPLSALQPLARHIALGALVFVLGTACAWRFLVLERKTAAVIALSLASLSALTLAMIGYNPYAQLKSSKEIVQRLQPTPDTEVFSVRSYDQTLPFYLQRPVTLVDYVDEFELGEKIEPAKWIPTLDGFVLRWHGSHRALAMMSADTYQLLKAQGVPMRVVYSDPRRLVVAKP
- a CDS encoding SMR family transporter — its product is MKLIEFALILFGVLLNAAAQLCLKAGVRQIGHFDFSPANILPIGWKLATNLPIFGGLSCYVVSVVVWILALSRVEVSMAYPMLSIGYVVNALLAWWLFGEMITAQRMAGIAVIIIGVVLVARS
- a CDS encoding DegT/DnrJ/EryC1/StrS aminotransferase family protein; translation: MDFLPFTRPDIDEATIASVAEVLRSGWLATGPRCREFEARLSEWTGGRPVRVVTSATAALQMALQIAGVGPGDEVITTPLSWIATANVILALGATPVFVDVDPRTRNIDLSLIEQAITPRTRALIPVDLGGLAVDRDRLYQLARQHGLRVVEDAAQSMGASWNGRRIGQDGDLVSFSFHPNKNMTSGEGGCLVMNNEEEARLFEKLRLQGVTRLPDGTMDVDVLGGKANLTDIAAAIGLGQLARLDSFNARRAELARRYFDRLDPALGLELPPADFANSNWHMFQPLLPLARMRLSRGEFIDAMKQEGIGIGVHYPAMHLFTLFKSRGFKAGDFPVAEDIGNRTITLPLFPAMQDSDVDRVCDALLRVMQPVLN
- a CDS encoding glycosyltransferase, with translation MTDTIHLSVVIPVYNEEAVLEALFARLYPALDALAIRYEIVFINDGSRDRSAAMLADQFNLRPEVTRVVLFNGNFGQHRAILAGFEHCRGERIVTLDADLQNPPEDIGVLLAKMDEGYDYVGSIRRQRNDSMWRHLASRAMNRLRERITRIKMTDQGCMMRAYSRRIIDTINQCNELHTFIPALAYQFAQKPTEVVVGHEERFAGESKYSLYSLIRLNFDLMTGFSLVPLQLFSFLGISVSMLSALLVLYMGARRLIIGPEEGGLFTLFAIAFLLIGIALFGIGLLGEYIGRIYQEVRKRPRYLISAVLEKKE
- a CDS encoding formyltransferase, yielding MTRAVVFAYHDVGVRCLKTLIGAGVEVALVVTHEDNPAENIWFDSVAGVAADFDIPVITPEDPNAETVVAQIRALAPDFLFSFYYRKMLKAPLLACAARGAYNMHGSLLPKYRGRVPINWAVIHGETETGATLHQMNVKPDNGPLVDQFAVPILPDDTAAEVFDKVVVAAEIVLARSLPRLIDGTATLTQQDLSLGAYFGGRGPEDGRLDGRQSAQALHNFVRALSHPYPGAFADTPAGRLVLWKTRRLDVAGRQADRACLSIDGPHLRLDCADGGVLRILDADLDGSPLDTARFAACFGERASLPI
- a CDS encoding bifunctional UDP-4-keto-pentose/UDP-xylose synthase is translated as MKKVLILGVNGFIGHHLTKRIIETTDWEVYGMDMHADRVLEWKDHPRFHFFEGDITINREWIEYHVKKCDVVLPLVAIATPATYVQAPLRVFELDFEANLPIIKWCAKYKKRVVFPSTSEVYGKSTDAEFDPENSDLVYGPINKPRWIYACSKQLMDRVIAAYGQQEGLDYTLFRPFNWIGAGLDSIHTPKEGSSRVITQFLGHIVRGEPIKLVDGGAQKRAFTYIDDGISALMKIIENKDGKASGQIYNIGNPKNNFSIRELAHMMLTLAAAYPEYREHAAKVQLLETTSGEYYGKGYQDVQNRVPKIANTMADLGWAPTVTMDDALKGIFDFYRDQAASARDLADQ
- a CDS encoding polysaccharide deacetylase family protein; protein product: MTKLALKVDVDTWRGTRDGVPRLVELFARHQAGATFLFSLGPDHTGRAIRRVFRRGFLQKVSRTSVVEHYGIRTLLYGTLLPGPDIGRREAVLMRGVRDAGFEVGIHTWDHIRWQDFVAGKDAAWTEREMNKAAQRFEQIFGQPPRTHGAAGWQMNTAAYAHEATLQLDYASDGRGRCPFQPVDAEGRVLGVPQLPTTLPTLDELIGLDGLTADNVHQVILDQTSTPPQTGHVYTLHAELEGLRLLDTLDRLLSGWKQQGYQLVSCAEMFAGLDVGQLPRCQVEMGEIPGRSGTLALQGPAVVSS